A stretch of bacterium DNA encodes these proteins:
- a CDS encoding RNA polymerase sigma factor, producing the protein MKDTDRKIVDAIKSGDTSAFEDLYNGYFRRILNFSIRKLGDAAEAEDVTQEVFEAVFSCIGRFEGKSDLVVWIYGITRNILNNRLRRRGGVRLVSIDDIPPEAAPVDMGPGNRAEARQMLGRVQTAIDQLPTEQRRILEMRHAGRMPIRKIAQLTGRSEDAVKSSLYRARRTLAAQLPAGAPAF; encoded by the coding sequence TTGAAAGACACGGACCGAAAGATCGTAGATGCCATCAAGAGCGGAGACACATCCGCCTTTGAAGATCTGTACAACGGCTACTTCCGGCGGATCCTCAACTTCTCGATCCGAAAACTGGGCGACGCGGCCGAGGCCGAGGACGTCACCCAGGAAGTCTTCGAGGCCGTTTTCAGCTGTATTGGCCGCTTCGAGGGCAAATCCGACCTCGTCGTGTGGATCTACGGGATCACCCGAAACATTCTCAACAACCGACTCCGCCGTCGCGGTGGCGTGCGTCTGGTTTCGATCGACGATATTCCGCCCGAAGCCGCGCCCGTCGACATGGGGCCCGGTAATCGCGCCGAGGCTCGTCAGATGCTCGGCCGGGTCCAGACGGCTATCGACCAGCTGCCCACCGAGCAGCGCCGTATCCTGGAGATGCGACACGCAGGACGCATGCCGATTCGCAAGATCGCGCAGCTGACCGGTCGCAGTGAGGACGCGGTGAAGTCGAGTCTCTACCGCGCTCGCCGAACGCTCGCCGCCCAGCTCCCAGCCGGCGCTCCTGCGTTCTGA
- a CDS encoding alpha/beta fold hydrolase — protein sequence MLKIQPEHGPPLIVKDYSQRSFWVRHLLAPLFIRHELAMLERLKGVRGLPEPRGRVDRLAFAIEWLEGRPLQRRSHYATLPSHFFDALQEILDELADRGVLYVDLRSPSNVIAMDDGSPALVDVASAFPIPVPKALRRLIERRALRKLRSRFEAREGRLAVVEDHADDSDLDLGGVRLRYLDWGRLDDPVPAVFLHDIGLSSRVFAPILSRAKDNGRRGIAPDLPGFGRSRGKLKTLSPGEAAQWFETWVDAMRIGRIDLIGHGWGGFAARALAQRMGDRVRFMITIDSALLRIPKALAELIECADSDDVRAKLRSRVPSSYPGELRADIETAVEKCDGQALAQLLRAIPKSERAALDLPWPDVAWLVVDSGLQPGAEDEELPRPLECVTWNDPLTDADRLWSELARRIH from the coding sequence GTGCTGAAGATCCAACCGGAGCACGGACCTCCGTTGATCGTCAAGGACTACAGTCAGCGCTCGTTCTGGGTGCGGCATCTGCTTGCCCCGCTCTTCATCCGCCACGAACTCGCGATGCTCGAACGCTTGAAGGGTGTGCGTGGGCTGCCGGAACCGCGCGGACGCGTCGATCGACTGGCGTTCGCGATCGAGTGGCTCGAGGGCCGGCCACTGCAGCGTCGCTCGCACTACGCGACGCTGCCGTCGCACTTCTTCGATGCTCTACAGGAGATCCTGGACGAACTGGCGGATCGCGGTGTTCTGTACGTGGACCTGCGCAGCCCCAGCAATGTGATCGCAATGGACGACGGCAGTCCGGCGCTGGTTGATGTGGCGTCGGCGTTTCCGATTCCGGTTCCGAAAGCACTGCGGCGATTGATCGAGAGACGGGCATTGCGCAAGTTGCGCAGTCGCTTCGAAGCCAGGGAGGGGCGACTTGCGGTCGTTGAAGACCACGCCGATGACTCCGATCTGGATCTGGGGGGAGTGCGTCTGCGTTACCTGGACTGGGGGCGCCTCGACGATCCCGTACCCGCGGTGTTTCTGCACGACATCGGGCTCTCGTCCCGCGTGTTTGCTCCGATTCTGTCGCGCGCAAAGGACAACGGGAGACGCGGCATCGCCCCGGATCTGCCCGGTTTCGGGCGTTCGCGCGGGAAGCTGAAGACCCTTTCGCCTGGCGAAGCTGCGCAGTGGTTCGAGACTTGGGTCGACGCCATGCGGATCGGGCGTATAGACCTGATCGGCCACGGTTGGGGCGGGTTCGCCGCGCGAGCCCTTGCGCAACGCATGGGAGACCGGGTTCGTTTCATGATCACGATTGACTCGGCCCTGCTTCGCATCCCGAAAGCGCTCGCAGAACTCATCGAGTGTGCAGACAGCGACGATGTGCGGGCGAAGCTGCGCTCTCGCGTGCCTTCCAGTTATCCCGGCGAACTCCGTGCTGACATCGAAACCGCCGTCGAAAAATGCGACGGGCAAGCGCTCGCCCAGCTGCTGCGGGCAATTCCGAAAAGCGAACGCGCCGCTCTCGATCTTCCATGGCCCGATGTCGCCTGGCTCGTCGTCGACTCCGGCCTTCAGCCCGGCGCTGAGGATGAAGAGCTGCCGCGTCCACTCGAATGCGTCACCTGGAACGATCCCCTGACGGACGCGGACCGTCTCTGGAGCGAGTTGGCCAGGCGCATCCACTAG
- a CDS encoding isoprenylcysteine carboxylmethyltransferase family protein, which produces MARLKKRLTPRLLAVYAAALAAIWFSEPTPGSLALGLLPILAGESLRLWATGHLHKNDNLTVTGPFAYVRHPLYLGTFLIAVGFLIMAGNSWAYLMFTVLLLVFFVYYMPYKDRIESARLESLYGDAYRRFAIAVPRLLPRLHPYEPLEADRGSETAWRMTRFADNNETGTALAVTVGMVAMALRWGLG; this is translated from the coding sequence ATGGCTCGGCTCAAGAAGCGACTCACACCCCGTTTACTGGCCGTTTACGCCGCAGCTCTGGCGGCGATCTGGTTCAGTGAGCCCACACCGGGCTCGCTCGCGCTCGGATTGCTTCCGATCCTCGCGGGTGAAAGCCTGCGCCTCTGGGCGACCGGACATCTGCACAAGAACGACAACCTGACGGTGACCGGGCCGTTCGCCTATGTGCGTCATCCGCTGTACCTCGGGACTTTCCTGATCGCTGTGGGCTTTCTGATCATGGCGGGCAATTCGTGGGCTTATCTGATGTTCACGGTATTGCTGCTCGTGTTCTTCGTCTACTACATGCCGTACAAGGATCGCATCGAGAGCGCTCGCCTCGAATCGCTGTATGGCGATGCCTACCGGCGCTTCGCGATCGCCGTTCCTCGACTGCTTCCGCGTCTCCATCCATACGAGCCGCTCGAAGCGGATCGCGGAAGCGAGACGGCCTGGCGCATGACGCGCTTCGCCGACAATAACGAGACCGGTACCGCTCTGGCTGTGACGGTGGGCATGGTGGCGATGGCGCTCCGCTGGGGTCTCGGCTGA